From a region of the Campylobacter sp. CNRCH_2014_0184h genome:
- a CDS encoding MAE_28990/MAE_18760 family HEPN-like nuclease has translation MESWTIYKEQKSFLKDLLKDMETMDKGNNNAFYNKYAQSMKSKFVIMLYTMLESVVMQSLQDIFDHIKQNKISFYDLHDNMKKIYFRAKIKNKERHFNAIVADNLIEVIEQLNNGMVEINLKKDFNSENPFNAGSLNYKNVKDNILAILMSSDSIDSNINKFNKYFKINIQEIIGANTKDRNKLAHGEKSFQDFGSNITVDDLKKRYISIIIFLHKYLKNIEYYIINKGYKNA, from the coding sequence ATGGAATCTTGGACAATATATAAAGAACAAAAAAGTTTTTTAAAAGATTTGTTAAAAGATATGGAAACGATGGATAAAGGAAACAATAATGCTTTTTATAATAAATATGCACAATCAATGAAATCAAAGTTTGTGATTATGCTCTATACAATGCTAGAAAGTGTAGTTATGCAAAGTTTGCAAGATATTTTTGATCATATTAAACAAAATAAAATCAGTTTTTATGATTTACATGATAATATGAAGAAGATTTATTTCCGAGCAAAAATTAAAAATAAAGAAAGACATTTCAACGCTATTGTTGCAGATAATTTAATTGAGGTAATAGAACAATTAAACAATGGTATGGTAGAAATTAATTTAAAAAAAGATTTCAACAGCGAAAACCCATTTAATGCTGGCTCTTTAAATTATAAGAATGTTAAAGATAATATCCTCGCGATACTGATGTCATCAGATAGTATTGATAGCAATATAAATAAATTTAATAAATATTTTAAAATTAATATTCAAGAGATAATTGGAGCAAATACCAAAGATAGAAACAAACTTGCTCATGGAGAAAAAAGTTTTCAAGATTTTGGAAGCAATATAACTGTAGATGATTTAAAAAAAAGATATATCAGTATTATTATATTTTTGCATAAATATCTAAAAAATATAGAATACTATATTATTAACAAAGGCTATAAAAATGCTTAA
- a CDS encoding endonuclease MutS2: MQEQFFKKLDLDGYIEDFKGLFARDKEIFLQGDSKLHYKRINELSLIDFNPPPMIEELNSALTHLSKQGILHLSQSFEFIKICMYFSYLKGLKFEESLKEWLLKIEIPQAILELFEYFDEKGEIKESVDERLVNLNLALKMKKESLVAEFKKLTYTKNLSAYLIDTQIHLINGMEALLLRGGFNHVLKAKIIGRSSGGGFYVVPLSVEKIQSQIDEIKDAKEEIFYEYAKKISLIFYKNLMFLKFINNAFDLFDHYSARVMMAKKHDYEFVLADSSNNLSLYNFAHPALKNAKSVNIEFNKKVLIITGVNAGGKSMLLKGILSAALLAKHLLPMKINAQKSQIGNFKEFDAILEDPQNVKNDISTFAGRMLHFSKLLGKKNVLLGVDEIELGTDFEEAACLYTELISKLLEQDNKIIITTHHKRLAMLLAKNSQVELIAALYDEELSRPKYEFLKGTIGKSYAFETALRYGISANLVQNAKKLYGEDKENLEEMVSKNINLELSLRKKNEELEKKEAKVDEILLSLKDQKEKNEQEFKKLVSNLEFKYHKAIEEAKKTINLKDIKEKQRSLNKANELKKSIVLPSMEQNEELRVGDFVKYEKIKGKITAISKNDAMIQSDGLSLRVPLKLLKKSNQTPTQKVKSSVNITRPSALNMTLDLHGLRSDEALERLDKFISDALIVGFDEVIVYHGIGTGKLAFAVKEFLKAHKSVKSFNDAPINQGGFGAKVVKL, translated from the coding sequence ATGCAAGAGCAATTTTTTAAAAAGCTAGATTTAGATGGCTATATAGAAGACTTTAAAGGGCTTTTTGCAAGAGATAAAGAAATTTTTTTACAAGGTGATAGCAAGCTTCATTATAAAAGGATTAACGAACTTTCGTTGATTGATTTTAATCCTCCGCCTATGATAGAAGAGTTAAATAGTGCTTTAACTCATCTTAGCAAGCAAGGAATTTTACATTTAAGCCAAAGCTTTGAATTTATTAAAATCTGTATGTATTTTAGTTACTTAAAGGGCTTAAAATTTGAAGAAAGTTTAAAAGAGTGGCTTTTAAAAATAGAAATTCCACAGGCTATTTTGGAGCTTTTTGAGTATTTTGATGAAAAGGGTGAGATTAAAGAAAGTGTTGATGAAAGACTTGTTAATCTAAATTTAGCTCTAAAAATGAAAAAAGAAAGCTTGGTAGCTGAGTTTAAAAAACTTACCTATACTAAAAATCTTAGCGCTTATTTAATTGATACGCAAATTCATCTTATCAATGGTATGGAAGCTTTGCTTTTACGTGGCGGGTTTAATCATGTCTTAAAAGCAAAAATCATAGGTAGAAGTAGCGGCGGTGGATTTTATGTGGTGCCTTTAAGTGTAGAAAAAATCCAAAGTCAAATAGATGAAATCAAAGATGCCAAAGAAGAAATTTTTTATGAATATGCTAAAAAAATCAGTTTGATTTTTTATAAAAATTTGATGTTTTTGAAATTTATTAATAATGCTTTTGATTTATTTGATCATTATAGTGCTAGAGTTATGATGGCTAAAAAACATGATTATGAGTTTGTTTTAGCTGATAGTTCTAATAATTTAAGCTTATATAACTTCGCACATCCGGCTTTAAAAAATGCAAAAAGCGTTAATATAGAGTTTAATAAAAAAGTTTTAATCATCACAGGTGTAAATGCGGGTGGTAAGTCTATGCTTTTAAAAGGAATTTTAAGTGCAGCTTTACTTGCAAAGCATTTGCTTCCTATGAAAATTAACGCACAAAAAAGCCAAATAGGGAATTTCAAAGAATTTGATGCGATTTTAGAAGATCCACAAAATGTAAAAAATGATATTTCTACTTTTGCAGGAAGAATGTTGCATTTTTCTAAGCTTTTGGGTAAGAAAAATGTTTTATTAGGGGTTGATGAGATAGAGCTTGGGACAGATTTTGAAGAAGCTGCGTGTTTATATACTGAGCTTATTTCTAAGCTTTTAGAGCAAGATAATAAAATCATCATTACAACCCACCACAAACGCCTTGCTATGCTTTTGGCCAAAAATTCACAAGTAGAACTCATCGCTGCTTTGTATGATGAGGAACTATCACGCCCAAAATATGAGTTTTTAAAAGGCACCATAGGTAAATCTTATGCATTTGAAACGGCTTTAAGATATGGTATAAGTGCAAATTTAGTGCAAAATGCTAAAAAGCTATATGGAGAAGATAAAGAAAATTTAGAAGAAATGGTAAGTAAAAATATCAATCTTGAACTTTCTTTACGCAAGAAAAATGAAGAACTTGAGAAAAAAGAAGCTAAGGTAGATGAAATTTTACTTTCACTCAAAGATCAAAAAGAAAAAAATGAGCAAGAATTTAAAAAGCTTGTTTCTAATTTAGAGTTTAAATATCACAAAGCCATAGAAGAAGCTAAAAAAACAATAAATCTAAAAGATATTAAAGAAAAACAAAGAAGTTTAAACAAAGCTAATGAGCTTAAAAAAAGCATTGTTTTACCAAGTATGGAGCAAAATGAAGAACTTAGAGTTGGGGATTTTGTAAAATATGAAAAAATCAAAGGTAAAATCACTGCAATTTCAAAAAATGATGCGATGATTCAAAGCGATGGTTTAAGTTTGCGTGTGCCTTTAAAGCTTCTTAAAAAAAGCAATCAAACTCCTACACAAAAGGTAAAATCAAGTGTCAATATAACCCGTCCAAGTGCTTTAAATATGACTTTAGATTTACACGGCTTAAGAAGTGATGAGGCGCTTGAAAGATTAGATAAATTTATCTCTGATGCTTTGATAGTAGGTTTTGATGAGGTGATAGTTTATCATGGTATAGGTACAGGAAAATTAGCTTTTGCGGTAAAAGAGTTTTTAAAAGCTCACAAAAGTGTAAAAAGCTTTAATGACGCTCCGATTAATCAAGGTGGTTTTGGTGCTAAGGTGGTTAAGCTTTAA
- a CDS encoding SIR2 family NAD-dependent protein deacylase, with translation MKQVMILSGAGLSAPSSIKTFRASGGLWEEHEVMEVCSATGFRKNPKKVLGFYNKRRKELASVKPNHAHKIIALLKQKFPKQISILTQNVDDLLERAGCEEVVHLHGFLPELRCLECENIFNIGYESSDDKICPKCQSKSVRHNIVMFEEMAPNYKILYEKLQNCDLFVCIGTSGQVLPVGEYARVCKQSILNNLDEDKYLESNFTKVYIEDVCSAIDKIKTDIENFLEEKC, from the coding sequence ATGAAACAAGTGATGATTTTAAGTGGAGCAGGTTTATCCGCTCCAAGTAGTATAAAGACTTTTAGAGCTAGTGGTGGACTTTGGGAAGAGCATGAAGTGATGGAAGTTTGCTCTGCAACTGGCTTTAGAAAAAATCCTAAAAAAGTTTTGGGATTTTATAATAAAAGAAGAAAAGAACTAGCTAGTGTTAAGCCAAATCACGCACATAAAATCATCGCTTTATTAAAACAAAAATTTCCAAAACAAATTAGCATTTTAACGCAAAATGTAGATGATTTGTTAGAGCGAGCTGGCTGTGAAGAAGTGGTGCATTTGCATGGCTTTTTACCTGAACTTAGGTGTTTAGAGTGTGAAAATATTTTTAACATAGGCTATGAAAGTAGTGATGATAAAATTTGTCCTAAATGTCAAAGCAAAAGTGTAAGGCACAATATCGTGATGTTTGAAGAAATGGCACCAAATTATAAGATTTTATATGAAAAATTACAAAATTGTGATTTATTTGTATGTATAGGCACAAGTGGGCAGGTTTTACCCGTGGGAGAGTATGCAAGAGTATGTAAGCAAAGTATATTAAACAATCTTGATGAGGATAAATATTTAGAAAGTAATTTTACTAAAGTTTATATAGAAGATGTTTGCTCGGCTATTGATAAAATCAAAACTGATATAGAAAATTTCTTGGAAGAAAAATGCTAG
- a CDS encoding LysE family translocator has product MLEVILQGIVLGMGVSVPFGPVNILILNTALSSFKNAFCVGLGALSADVFFLILIQFGLLGFANNEIFNKILAVFGFFFLSFMVFLMLRKTRKVDLNKVNKTHPLKGFSKGFFLNVTNPYVIGFWVSVAGLSMQSKNSFALLFGLVGFIVFWIFTLSFFVSKFKALVKNKHIFYINLFSAFILEYFALSMLYKAFIG; this is encoded by the coding sequence ATGCTAGAAGTAATCTTACAAGGTATAGTTTTGGGTATGGGCGTGTCTGTACCTTTTGGACCCGTGAATATTTTGATCTTAAATACTGCTTTATCTTCTTTTAAAAATGCCTTTTGTGTGGGGCTTGGTGCTTTAAGTGCTGATGTATTTTTTTTGATTTTGATCCAATTTGGACTTTTAGGCTTTGCAAATAATGAAATTTTTAATAAAATACTAGCTGTTTTTGGCTTTTTCTTTTTGAGTTTTATGGTATTTTTAATGCTAAGAAAAACAAGAAAAGTCGATCTTAACAAGGTAAATAAAACACATCCTTTAAAAGGTTTTAGTAAAGGATTTTTCTTAAATGTTACAAATCCTTATGTTATAGGCTTTTGGGTGAGTGTAGCAGGGCTTAGTATGCAGAGTAAAAACTCTTTTGCTTTGCTTTTTGGTTTGGTGGGTTTTATTGTATTTTGGATTTTTACTCTATCGTTTTTTGTGTCTAAATTCAAAGCCCTTGTGAAAAATAAACATATATTTTACATTAATCTTTTTTCAGCGTTTATTTTAGAGTATTTTGCTCTTTCTATGCTGTATAAAGCTTTTATAGGATAA
- the dapE gene encoding succinyl-diaminopimelate desuccinylase, translating to MQVVEIFKELSKFKSITPDDDGALNYIAVELSDFEAFFIEKEGVKNLLLTKKFSDDGEHLAFGGHVDVVPAGEGWSSNPFEPLEKDGFIYVRGAQDMKSGVAAFMCAVKEVENFKGRISLILTSDEEGEAKFGTLEVLKFMQEKDMLPDFAVVAEPTCDKKFGDSIKIGRRGSINAKLLIKGKQGHVAYPQKCINPVHNFAFALKFLAGFDLDPGDEVFAPSKIVITDIRGGMEVCNVTPNDLKLMFNVRNSPQTSLEDVKAYVEKTCEGLDYELSINQSSKPFLTQSDSKIVQKLNESVQKITQIVPELNTKGGTSDARYFAEFGVKVVEFGVCNERIHAIDERVSVEELEKLYLVFKDLIENF from the coding sequence ATGCAAGTAGTTGAAATTTTTAAAGAATTAAGTAAATTTAAATCCATCACTCCAGATGATGATGGAGCGTTAAATTATATCGCAGTGGAGTTAAGTGATTTTGAAGCTTTTTTTATAGAAAAAGAAGGTGTGAAAAATCTTTTGCTGACTAAAAAATTTAGTGATGATGGGGAACATTTGGCTTTTGGTGGGCATGTGGATGTAGTGCCTGCGGGAGAGGGTTGGAGTAGTAATCCTTTTGAGCCTTTAGAAAAAGATGGGTTTATTTATGTAAGAGGCGCGCAAGATATGAAAAGTGGTGTGGCTGCTTTTATGTGTGCGGTTAAGGAAGTGGAAAATTTCAAAGGAAGAATTTCGCTGATTTTAACAAGTGATGAAGAAGGCGAGGCTAAATTTGGTACGCTTGAAGTGCTTAAATTTATGCAAGAAAAAGATATGTTACCTGATTTTGCTGTGGTTGCTGAGCCAACTTGTGATAAAAAATTTGGAGATAGTATTAAAATAGGGCGTCGTGGCTCTATCAATGCAAAATTACTCATCAAAGGCAAGCAAGGTCATGTAGCATACCCACAAAAATGCATTAATCCTGTGCATAATTTTGCTTTTGCTTTGAAATTTTTAGCAGGATTTGATCTTGATCCAGGCGATGAGGTATTTGCACCATCTAAAATTGTTATTACTGATATACGCGGTGGTATGGAAGTGTGCAATGTAACTCCAAATGATTTAAAACTGATGTTTAATGTAAGAAATTCTCCACAAACTAGCTTAGAAGATGTAAAAGCTTATGTAGAAAAGACTTGTGAAGGACTTGATTATGAATTAAGCATAAATCAAAGCTCAAAGCCTTTTTTAACACAAAGTGATTCTAAAATCGTACAAAAACTAAATGAAAGTGTGCAAAAAATCACCCAAATAGTACCAGAACTTAATACCAAAGGTGGCACAAGTGATGCAAGATATTTTGCTGAGTTTGGTGTGAAGGTAGTAGAATTTGGCGTGTGTAATGAGAGAATTCATGCCATTGATGAGAGAGTGAGTGTAGAAGAGCTCGAAAAATTGTATTTGGTTTTTAAAGACTTGATAGAAAATTTTTAA
- a CDS encoding restriction endonuclease subunit S, protein MLNQTLQEKYPHLEISVLKLSEVQKDNESKRIDSEFFKKEYFDAMETIQLNQVEYLGDNMKFNSRYSQPKYDETSKMKVINSQYIRNEYIDYENAKSGYGKIVPKESVLINATGVGTLGRVFINILDFDFSIDSHINVIVVKDKTYLNPCFLTIFLQSYYGQIQIIRYYSGTSGQIEIYPRDFNYFKIPILPIEFQLEIEKMVKDSHKALEESKELYKKAEETLYFELGIDVKNPLQSFLDSKIDYSAKSLNISIRTLKESFLKTGRLDSEYYQSKYEDIEKFIKSYPNGYDSFSNIINNKDANFTPKNNENYSYIELANIGNNGNISEPISDFGKNLPTRARRMVCKGDVIVSSIEGSLSSCALITQEFDKHLVSTGFFVLNSKLLNGETLLVMFKSQMFQEYLKKFPSGTILCAINKEELSKILIPKIDPTTQEKIAKYIQESFNLRKKSKQLLDNAKIKVEEQIQGKT, encoded by the coding sequence ATGCTTAACCAGACTTTGCAGGAAAAATACCCGCATTTAGAAATTAGCGTATTAAAGCTTAGTGAAGTTCAAAAGGATAATGAGAGTAAAAGAATAGATTCTGAGTTTTTCAAGAAAGAATATTTTGATGCTATGGAGACTATACAATTAAATCAAGTTGAATATTTGGGCGATAATATGAAATTTAATTCTCGGTATTCGCAACCGAAATATGACGAGACAAGCAAGATGAAAGTTATCAATAGTCAATATATTAGGAATGAATATATTGACTATGAAAATGCAAAAAGTGGGTATGGAAAAATTGTTCCAAAAGAATCTGTATTGATAAATGCAACAGGTGTAGGAACTTTAGGTAGAGTATTTATCAATATACTTGATTTTGATTTTAGTATAGATAGTCATATTAATGTTATTGTTGTTAAAGATAAAACATATTTAAACCCTTGTTTTTTGACTATTTTTCTGCAAAGTTATTATGGTCAGATTCAAATAATCAGATATTATAGTGGAACTTCCGGGCAAATTGAAATTTATCCTAGAGATTTTAATTATTTTAAAATCCCCATTCTTCCTATAGAATTTCAGTTAGAAATTGAAAAAATGGTAAAAGATTCTCACAAAGCATTAGAAGAAAGTAAGGAGTTATATAAAAAAGCAGAGGAAACTCTATACTTTGAGTTGGGGATTGATGTAAAAAATCCATTGCAAAGTTTTCTAGATTCTAAAATAGATTATTCTGCAAAATCACTCAATATCTCTATACGCACTCTAAAAGAATCTTTTCTAAAAACAGGAAGATTGGATTCTGAATATTATCAAAGCAAATACGAAGACATAGAAAAATTTATAAAATCTTATCCAAATGGATATGATAGCTTTTCAAACATTATAAACAATAAAGACGCAAATTTTACTCCTAAAAATAATGAAAATTACAGTTATATAGAGCTTGCGAATATAGGCAATAATGGCAATATTAGTGAGCCAATTAGTGATTTTGGGAAAAATTTACCCACAAGAGCAAGAAGAATGGTATGCAAGGGAGATGTAATTGTTTCAAGTATCGAAGGCAGTTTATCAAGTTGTGCTTTAATCACCCAAGAATTTGACAAGCATTTAGTTTCAACAGGATTCTTTGTATTAAATTCAAAATTATTAAATGGTGAAACTTTGCTTGTAATGTTTAAAAGTCAAATGTTTCAAGAATATTTAAAGAAATTTCCAAGCGGAACAATACTTTGTGCAATAAATAAAGAAGAGTTGTCTAAAATCCTTATCCCTAAAATAGATCCTACAACTCAAGAAAAAATTGCAAAATATATACAAGAAAGCTTTAATTTAAGGAAAAAATCTAAACAATTATTGGATAATGCAAAAATTAAAGTAGAAGAGCAAATACAAGGAAAAACATGA
- the thiS gene encoding sulfur carrier protein ThiS yields the protein MIINGQKLELKELRFMDYVKEKQLKIEFIALELNGEIIPRDKFENLILKENDKVEIVTFVGGG from the coding sequence ATGATTATTAATGGGCAAAAGCTTGAGTTAAAAGAGCTTAGATTTATGGATTATGTTAAAGAAAAGCAATTAAAAATAGAATTTATTGCTTTAGAATTAAACGGAGAAATTATCCCAAGGGATAAATTTGAAAATTTAATTTTAAAAGAAAATGATAAAGTAGAGATTGTTACTTTTGTAGGTGGTGGTTGA
- a CDS encoding N-6 DNA methylase encodes MIEEILKDSDYKLDLFSKKAIAELETKIIVKTNKNNQIIYYTNCLIRDKEIKLTPEEIVRQLYIDKLLNEYNYPKDMIKIEFGVHFGREVKRADIVIMDKIQITTPYIIIEVKKPKLKDGKEQLKSYCNATGATMAVWCNGKEISYYHRKDPNYFESIPNIPASNQTLPDLLKVKFTFDDLIKEDILKSQKRSLKNLVTEMEDEVLANAGVDVFEECFKLIFIKLFDELDGARDRTKSLEFRNYGESDSELKQKIENLFDKAKKKWEGVFNNDEKIKLSPSHLSVCVSSLQNTKLFNSNLEVIDDAFEYLVNKSSKGEKGQYFTPRYVIDMCVKMLNPKKDESMIDTASGSCGFPIHTCFYVWRSIYKERGIEASHLFTAEEKISECQDYVKEKVFGIDFDEKSVRVSKMLNLIAGDGHTNVLYLNSIDFDRWDEWVRDDEDWQDVYFEGFKRLKKLRATKNQNRDFNFDILMANPPFAGDIKESRILARYELGKKENGKPQSKVGRDILFIERNLDMLKPGGRMAIVLPQGRFNNSSDKYIREFIAQKARILAVVGLHGNVFKPHTGTKTSVLFLQKWDDKLCPKCEDYNIFFATMSEPSKDNSGEKIYYPLLDSHDHLVVKHDLFHPHLEGDEPIKQKDESQEDFDKRMQEYRLNVEKYKDLQKDGIAEAFIEFAKSENLSFWRL; translated from the coding sequence ATGATTGAGGAAATTTTAAAAGATAGTGATTACAAGCTAGATCTATTTAGTAAAAAAGCTATTGCTGAATTGGAAACTAAAATTATAGTTAAAACAAACAAAAATAATCAAATTATATACTATACTAATTGTCTTATCCGCGATAAAGAAATTAAACTCACGCCAGAAGAAATTGTGCGTCAACTTTATATCGATAAACTTTTAAATGAATATAACTATCCTAAAGATATGATAAAAATTGAATTTGGTGTGCATTTTGGACGCGAAGTAAAAAGAGCTGACATTGTGATAATGGATAAAATCCAAATTACAACCCCATATATTATTATAGAAGTAAAAAAGCCAAAGTTGAAAGATGGTAAAGAGCAGTTAAAAAGTTATTGTAATGCTACAGGTGCAACTATGGCAGTGTGGTGTAATGGTAAAGAAATTAGTTATTATCATAGAAAAGATCCAAATTATTTTGAATCTATTCCAAATATTCCTGCATCAAACCAGACATTACCAGATCTGTTGAAAGTAAAATTTACCTTCGATGATTTGATCAAAGAAGATATTTTAAAAAGTCAAAAGCGAAGTTTAAAGAATTTAGTTACAGAAATGGAAGATGAGGTGTTGGCAAATGCCGGAGTTGATGTATTTGAAGAATGTTTTAAACTTATATTTATAAAACTTTTTGATGAATTAGATGGCGCAAGAGATAGAACAAAGAGTTTAGAGTTTAGAAATTATGGAGAATCTGATTCTGAACTTAAGCAAAAAATAGAAAATCTCTTTGATAAAGCAAAGAAAAAATGGGAAGGTGTATTTAATAATGATGAGAAAATTAAACTTTCTCCTTCACACCTAAGTGTGTGTGTGTCATCATTGCAAAATACAAAGTTATTTAACTCAAATTTAGAAGTGATTGATGATGCTTTTGAATATCTAGTGAATAAATCCTCAAAAGGTGAAAAAGGGCAATATTTTACTCCGCGTTATGTAATAGATATGTGCGTAAAAATGCTAAACCCTAAAAAAGATGAAAGTATGATAGATACTGCAAGTGGAAGTTGTGGATTTCCGATACATACTTGTTTTTATGTGTGGCGTTCAATTTATAAAGAAAGAGGTATAGAAGCAAGTCATCTCTTTACAGCCGAAGAAAAGATTTCTGAGTGTCAAGACTATGTAAAAGAAAAAGTGTTTGGTATAGATTTTGATGAAAAAAGCGTGCGCGTATCAAAAATGCTTAATCTAATCGCAGGCGATGGGCATACGAATGTCTTGTATTTAAATTCCATTGACTTTGATAGATGGGATGAATGGGTAAGAGATGATGAAGATTGGCAAGATGTGTATTTTGAGGGATTTAAACGCTTAAAAAAATTAAGAGCTACTAAAAACCAAAATAGGGATTTTAATTTTGATATTTTAATGGCAAATCCACCTTTTGCTGGAGATATAAAAGAAAGTAGAATTTTAGCTAGATATGAGTTAGGCAAAAAAGAAAATGGCAAACCTCAAAGTAAAGTAGGAAGAGATATTTTATTTATTGAACGAAATTTAGATATGTTAAAGCCTGGTGGTAGAATGGCTATTGTATTACCACAAGGGCGTTTTAATAATTCAAGTGATAAATATATAAGAGAATTTATCGCACAAAAGGCTAGAATATTGGCAGTCGTAGGACTTCATGGAAATGTCTTTAAGCCACATACTGGGACAAAAACAAGTGTATTGTTTTTGCAAAAATGGGATGATAAATTATGTCCAAAGTGCGAGGATTATAATATCTTCTTTGCTACGATGAGTGAGCCTAGCAAGGATAATTCAGGCGAAAAGATTTATTATCCACTTTTAGATTCTCATGATCATTTAGTAGTAAAACATGATTTATTTCATCCGCATTTAGAAGGAGATGAACCTATAAAACAAAAAGATGAAAGCCAAGAAGATTTTGATAAAAGAATGCAAGAATATAGGTTAAATGTAGAAAAATACAAAGACTTGCAAAAAGATGGCATAGCTGAAGCTTTTATTGAATTTGCAAAGAGTGAAAATTTGAGTTTTTGGAGGTTATAA
- a CDS encoding DUF262 domain-containing protein — translation MASNKSMLSSDEITNILKEKQKNIKYDTKDWSIELVLSKFHKQTEKNQTEINIPFYQRGFVWTSDQISKLIETILLGLPLPLIFLEQTDDGLLEVIDGSQRIRALDKFFNNEHKLNKLEILGDFNGMKFEDFPPSIQRKMKDSSLRIIVLESNEEENAKDIANKIFERINTGGTNATAMEARKGSNYGKFVEFVYSECSTEEFENIAKLGKTASLRGYQQELIIKFFAYYDLYIKNNKIEFNETINAVLENYMKEKNKSFDNDDKNKDELLTLFKNVIKIIERCKITENDFYKLRKKDKLLPIMLAIAIYIKDNPNYANKTFNVWSQDFISKSNNSSLQTLNNNIMLILDSLKQ, via the coding sequence ATGGCAAGCAATAAATCAATGTTAAGTTCAGATGAAATAACCAATATATTAAAAGAAAAACAAAAAAATATTAAATATGATACAAAAGATTGGTCTATTGAGTTAGTATTAAGCAAATTTCATAAACAGACAGAAAAAAATCAAACTGAAATTAATATACCATTTTATCAAAGAGGATTTGTTTGGACATCAGATCAAATATCTAAATTGATTGAAACAATTTTATTAGGATTACCATTGCCTTTGATTTTTTTAGAGCAAACAGATGATGGGTTGCTTGAAGTGATTGATGGATCACAGAGAATAAGAGCTTTGGATAAATTTTTTAACAATGAACATAAATTAAATAAATTAGAAATTTTGGGTGATTTTAATGGTATGAAATTTGAAGATTTTCCACCTTCGATTCAGCGAAAAATGAAAGATAGTTCATTGAGAATTATTGTATTAGAATCCAATGAAGAAGAAAATGCCAAGGATATTGCAAACAAAATATTTGAGCGCATTAATACAGGAGGAACAAATGCTACAGCTATGGAAGCAAGAAAAGGATCAAATTACGGTAAATTTGTTGAATTTGTTTATAGTGAATGTTCTACTGAAGAATTTGAAAATATAGCTAAACTTGGAAAAACAGCTTCTTTAAGGGGGTATCAGCAAGAGCTTATTATTAAGTTTTTTGCTTATTATGATTTATATATTAAAAATAACAAAATAGAATTTAATGAAACTATAAATGCTGTGCTTGAAAATTATATGAAAGAAAAAAATAAGAGTTTTGATAATGATGATAAAAACAAAGACGAGCTTCTAACATTATTTAAAAATGTAATCAAGATTATAGAAAGATGTAAGATTACAGAAAATGATTTTTACAAATTAAGAAAAAAAGATAAGCTTTTGCCTATTATGTTAGCAATTGCAATTTATATTAAGGATAATCCAAATTATGCTAATAAAACCTTTAATGTTTGGTCTCAAGATTTTATAAGCAAATCAAACAACAGTAGCTTACAAACTCTTAATAATAATATTATGTTAATCTTAGATAGTTTAAAGCAATAA